The Devosia sp. SD17-2 genome includes a region encoding these proteins:
- a CDS encoding SDR family oxidoreductase has product MNAFAGKTVVITGAAGGIGLCLAHWFGARGASIVGLDKSVTSGGAASTLADAGINTRFMRLDIGDAEAVESAFDEIETVDVLVNNAGYSQHHVLRLTDPASWAEEINGNLNGAFYCAHASAKSMKAQKSGVIINIASVNGQSALGDPAYSAAKAGMIAMTRTLAQELGKYGIRSNCVMPGTVRTPLWRERAQKDPDVLKTLERWYPLGRIVEPDEVASVVGFLASDAASAVSGAVIPVDCGLSSGNIVMTRELTLEDL; this is encoded by the coding sequence ATGAACGCGTTCGCGGGAAAAACGGTCGTCATTACCGGCGCGGCCGGTGGGATCGGGCTATGCCTGGCGCATTGGTTCGGCGCGAGGGGCGCGAGCATCGTGGGGCTCGACAAATCCGTCACCTCGGGCGGCGCGGCAAGCACGCTGGCCGATGCGGGCATCAATACGCGTTTCATGCGGCTCGATATCGGTGACGCCGAAGCGGTCGAGTCAGCGTTCGACGAGATCGAGACAGTGGACGTATTGGTCAACAATGCTGGCTACTCGCAGCACCACGTCCTGCGCTTGACCGACCCGGCAAGCTGGGCGGAGGAGATCAACGGCAACCTCAACGGCGCATTTTACTGCGCCCATGCCAGCGCCAAAAGCATGAAGGCGCAAAAGTCCGGCGTGATCATCAACATCGCCTCGGTCAATGGCCAGAGCGCGCTGGGCGACCCGGCCTACTCGGCGGCCAAGGCTGGCATGATCGCGATGACGAGGACGCTGGCCCAGGAGCTTGGCAAATATGGCATTCGCAGCAATTGCGTCATGCCGGGCACTGTGCGCACGCCGCTATGGCGGGAGCGCGCGCAGAAGGACCCCGATGTGCTCAAGACACTGGAGCGCTGGTATCCGCTCGGCCGCATTGTCGAGCCGGACGAAGTGGCCTCGGTGGTTGGATTTCTCGCTTCCGACGCGGCCAGTGCCGTGTCCGGCGCCGTCATACCGGTCGATTGCGGCCTCAGTTCAGGAAACATTGTGATGACCCGCGAGCTCACGCTCGAGGATCTTTAG